A stretch of the Amycolatopsis sp. BJA-103 genome encodes the following:
- a CDS encoding sunset domain-containing protein, translating into MSIFGQVWLWSLLAFVVGALLTWLVLVLPARKRIRELEGSLATVHAETSRLPAGVSLGAGAAAAAGGTAYFTKPTDDELDEEFAAAEEPKPAYPETLTEHEPAQVWTEPVQEQAPEPVQDVVEERPVETRTFEPEDEYEAEYRTAPDVEPEPDPEPAAERTQFIPAAQLEPEPEPEPENPYAAAATEYLQPASKLDVEPEPEPEPEPQPILPGEGPYRSRLEIQLDPEGVETQPEPVSLFSPASRVDTEQAPIETNWFEREEELQDPPAYAFGSDEEARAGLLDSEPETPAEATQVLPKRTPRGMVRGGFEPPQPIQPSMRAIERREPDLSGGQSGSLFEPAVQPGDAMPAPEPPPAREAAAPVAESVPPGPFGPGSAMPRPGGGRPADDFAVKASVTALRYCTEDSPQFPKMVAEVWFRTATDAERVGFRPLS; encoded by the coding sequence ATGTCCATTTTCGGACAGGTTTGGCTGTGGAGCCTGCTGGCGTTCGTCGTCGGCGCGCTGCTCACCTGGCTGGTACTGGTGCTTCCCGCGCGCAAGCGCATCCGTGAGCTGGAAGGCTCGCTGGCCACCGTGCACGCCGAGACGTCCCGGCTGCCCGCCGGGGTGAGCCTCGGCGCGGGGGCCGCGGCCGCCGCGGGCGGAACCGCGTACTTCACGAAGCCGACGGACGACGAGCTGGACGAGGAGTTCGCGGCCGCCGAGGAGCCGAAGCCCGCTTACCCCGAGACGCTCACCGAGCACGAGCCCGCGCAGGTGTGGACCGAACCCGTCCAGGAGCAGGCCCCGGAGCCCGTCCAGGACGTCGTCGAAGAGCGCCCCGTCGAAACCCGGACCTTCGAGCCGGAAGACGAGTACGAGGCCGAGTACCGCACCGCGCCCGACGTGGAACCCGAGCCGGATCCGGAACCCGCGGCCGAGCGGACGCAGTTCATCCCGGCGGCCCAGCTGGAGCCGGAACCCGAACCCGAGCCGGAGAACCCGTACGCGGCCGCCGCGACCGAGTACCTCCAGCCCGCGTCGAAACTGGACGTCGAGCCCGAACCGGAGCCCGAGCCCGAGCCTCAGCCGATCTTGCCTGGCGAAGGGCCGTATCGGTCCCGCCTGGAGATCCAGCTGGACCCCGAAGGCGTCGAGACGCAGCCGGAGCCGGTCTCGCTGTTCAGCCCCGCTTCGCGCGTGGACACGGAGCAGGCGCCCATCGAGACCAACTGGTTCGAACGGGAAGAAGAGCTTCAGGATCCGCCCGCGTACGCCTTCGGTTCCGATGAAGAGGCGCGGGCCGGCCTCCTCGACTCGGAGCCCGAGACGCCCGCCGAAGCCACCCAGGTGCTGCCCAAGCGCACACCGAGGGGCATGGTGCGCGGCGGTTTCGAGCCGCCGCAGCCGATCCAGCCGTCGATGCGGGCGATCGAACGTCGTGAGCCGGACCTGTCCGGCGGTCAGAGCGGTTCGCTGTTCGAGCCCGCCGTCCAGCCGGGCGACGCGATGCCCGCCCCGGAGCCCCCGCCCGCGCGGGAAGCCGCCGCTCCTGTCGCGGAGTCCGTTCCGCCCGGCCCGTTCGGTCCCGGTTCGGCGATGCCGCGTCCGGGTGGTGGCCGTCCCGCCGACGACTTCGCGGTCAAGGCCAGCGTGACGGCTTTGCGGTACTGCACCGAGGATTCGCCGCAGTTCCCGAAGATGGTCGCGGAGGTTTGGTTCCGCACCGCCACCGACGCGGAGCGCGTGGGGTTCCGGCCTCTCAGCTGA
- a CDS encoding 2-oxoacid:ferredoxin oxidoreductase subunit beta translates to MTAIDLGIPTLGGLDLVPTETEPQKAKDYKSDQEVRWCPGCGDYVVLNAVQSFLPTLGLKRENIVFISGIGCSSRFPYYLNTYGMHSIHGRAPSIATGLATARPDLSVWVVTGDGDALSIGGNHLIHALRRNVNIKILLFNNRVYGLTKGQYSPTSGPGMVTKSTPMGSVDTPFNPLSLAIGAEASFVGRALDSDRKGLTEVLEAAAKHRGSALVEIYQNCPIFNDGAFDVLKDKDEAASRLIPLRSGEPIKFGPQGEFGVTRGGWGGLEVGKVANIGEENLVVHDPTIEDTAYAFALSRIGDQNLNHVPTGILRQVERPTYDDQARAQVAAAREAKAPNLQSLLRGKDTWTVVS, encoded by the coding sequence GTGACCGCGATTGACCTGGGGATTCCCACTCTCGGCGGCTTAGACCTTGTGCCGACCGAAACCGAGCCGCAGAAGGCGAAGGACTACAAGTCGGACCAGGAGGTCCGCTGGTGTCCCGGCTGCGGGGACTACGTCGTCCTCAACGCCGTGCAGTCGTTCCTGCCGACGCTCGGCCTCAAGCGCGAGAACATCGTGTTCATCTCGGGCATCGGGTGCTCGTCCCGGTTCCCCTACTACCTGAACACCTACGGCATGCACTCGATCCACGGCCGCGCGCCGTCGATCGCGACCGGGCTCGCCACCGCGCGGCCCGATCTGTCGGTGTGGGTCGTCACCGGTGACGGCGACGCGCTGTCCATCGGCGGCAACCACCTGATCCACGCGTTGCGGCGCAACGTGAACATCAAGATCCTGCTGTTCAACAACCGGGTCTACGGCCTCACCAAGGGCCAGTACTCGCCGACGTCCGGGCCGGGCATGGTCACCAAGTCCACCCCGATGGGCTCGGTCGACACCCCGTTCAACCCGCTCTCGCTGGCGATCGGCGCCGAGGCGTCGTTCGTGGGCCGCGCACTCGACTCGGACCGCAAGGGCCTGACCGAAGTGCTGGAGGCCGCCGCGAAGCACCGCGGGTCGGCGCTGGTGGAGATCTACCAGAACTGCCCGATCTTCAACGACGGCGCTTTCGACGTCCTCAAGGACAAGGACGAAGCCGCGTCCCGGCTGATCCCGCTGCGGTCCGGCGAGCCGATCAAGTTCGGACCGCAGGGCGAGTTCGGCGTCACGCGCGGCGGCTGGGGCGGGCTCGAGGTCGGGAAGGTCGCGAACATCGGCGAGGAGAACCTCGTCGTGCACGACCCGACGATCGAGGACACCGCGTACGCGTTCGCGCTGTCGCGGATCGGCGACCAGAACCTGAACCACGTGCCGACCGGCATCCTGCGCCAGGTCGAGCGGCCCACCTACGACGACCAGGCGCGTGCCCAGGTCGCGGCGGCCCGCGAGGCGAAGGCGCCGAACCTCCAGTCCCTGCTTCGCGGCAAGGACACCTGGACCGTCGTCAGCTAG
- a CDS encoding 2-oxoacid:acceptor oxidoreductase subunit alpha, whose protein sequence is MSTSANGNSSLSAVRPTEVAKLDRVVIRFAGDSGDGMQLTGDRFTSEAAAFGNDLSTMPNFPAEIRAPQGTIPGVSSFQVHFADYDILTPGDRPDVLVAMNPAALKANLADVPTGGTIILNTDEFTKRNLVKVGFENDPLDDDTLSAYQVHRVAMSTLTRGALEETGLSKKDAERAKNMFALGLLSWMYHRPTEGTERFLREKFAKKSDIAEANILAFRAGWNYGETTESFATTYEVAPAKLNQGTYRQITGNTALAYGLVAAGQQSGLQILLGTYPITPASDILHELSKHKNYGILTFQAEDEIAGIGAALGASYGGALGVTSTSGPGVALKSEAIGLAVMTELPLVVVDVQRGGPSTGLPTKTEQADLLQAMFGRNGESPVPIVAPLSPADCFDAAMEATRIALKYRTPVFLLSDGAIANGSEPWLIPDVETLPDLRVEFATEPNAEDGSGEFWPYVRDPETLARAWAVPGAAGLQHRIGGLEKADKTGHISYDPDNHETMVRLRQAKIDGIDVPDLVVDDPSGGKARVLALGWGSSYGPIGAACRRVRKEGMPIAQAHLRHLNPFPGNLGDVLRSYDTVVVPEMNLGQLSMLLRAKYLVDVNSYTKVAGLPFKAEELQGVFTEIITSTEAAK, encoded by the coding sequence ATGAGCACGAGTGCGAACGGCAACAGCTCTTTGTCGGCCGTGAGGCCCACCGAGGTCGCCAAGCTGGACCGGGTGGTCATCCGGTTCGCCGGCGACTCCGGTGACGGCATGCAGCTGACGGGCGACAGGTTCACCTCGGAGGCGGCCGCCTTCGGCAACGACTTGTCCACCATGCCGAACTTTCCCGCGGAGATCCGCGCGCCACAGGGCACCATCCCGGGCGTCTCGAGCTTCCAGGTGCACTTCGCCGACTACGACATCCTGACGCCGGGCGACCGGCCGGACGTCCTGGTCGCGATGAACCCCGCGGCGTTGAAGGCGAACCTCGCCGACGTCCCGACGGGTGGGACGATCATCCTCAACACCGACGAGTTCACGAAGCGGAACCTGGTCAAGGTCGGCTTCGAGAACGATCCCCTCGACGACGACACCCTTTCGGCCTATCAAGTCCACCGGGTGGCCATGTCGACGTTGACCAGAGGCGCGCTCGAAGAGACCGGACTGTCCAAAAAGGACGCCGAACGCGCGAAGAACATGTTCGCGCTCGGGCTGCTCTCCTGGATGTACCACCGGCCGACCGAGGGCACGGAACGCTTCCTGCGCGAGAAGTTCGCGAAGAAGTCCGACATCGCCGAAGCCAACATCCTGGCCTTCCGCGCCGGCTGGAACTACGGCGAGACGACGGAGTCGTTCGCGACGACGTACGAGGTCGCGCCCGCGAAGCTGAACCAGGGCACGTACCGCCAGATCACCGGGAACACCGCGCTGGCGTACGGGCTGGTCGCCGCCGGGCAGCAGTCCGGCCTGCAGATCCTGCTGGGCACGTACCCGATCACCCCGGCGTCGGACATCCTCCACGAGCTGTCCAAGCACAAGAACTACGGCATCCTCACCTTCCAGGCCGAGGACGAGATCGCCGGCATCGGCGCGGCACTCGGCGCCTCCTACGGCGGTGCGCTGGGCGTCACCTCGACGTCCGGACCGGGTGTCGCACTGAAGTCCGAAGCCATCGGCCTCGCGGTGATGACCGAACTGCCGCTGGTCGTCGTCGACGTCCAGCGCGGTGGCCCGTCCACCGGCCTGCCGACCAAGACCGAGCAGGCCGACCTGCTGCAGGCGATGTTCGGCCGCAATGGCGAGTCCCCGGTCCCGATCGTCGCGCCGCTCTCCCCCGCGGACTGCTTCGACGCGGCGATGGAGGCGACCCGGATCGCGCTGAAGTACCGGACCCCGGTCTTCCTGCTGTCGGACGGCGCGATCGCGAACGGCTCGGAGCCGTGGCTGATCCCGGACGTCGAGACGCTGCCGGATCTGCGGGTGGAATTCGCCACCGAGCCGAATGCCGAGGACGGTTCCGGGGAATTCTGGCCGTATGTGCGCGACCCCGAGACCCTCGCCCGCGCGTGGGCGGTGCCGGGCGCCGCCGGTCTGCAGCACCGGATCGGCGGGCTGGAGAAGGCCGACAAGACCGGTCACATCTCCTACGACCCGGACAACCACGAGACGATGGTCCGCCTGCGGCAGGCCAAGATCGACGGCATCGACGTCCCGGACCTCGTCGTCGACGACCCGAGCGGCGGCAAGGCACGGGTGCTCGCGCTCGGCTGGGGTTCTTCCTACGGGCCGATCGGCGCCGCGTGCCGCCGCGTCCGCAAGGAAGGCATGCCGATCGCGCAGGCGCACCTACGGCATCTCAACCCGTTCCCGGGCAACCTCGGTGACGTACTCCGTTCGTACGACACCGTGGTCGTCCCTGAAATGAACCTCGGCCAGCTCTCGATGCTCTTGAGGGCCAAGTACCTCGTGGACGTGAATTCGTACACGAAGGTCGCCGGGCTGCCTTTCAAGGCGGAGGAGCTGCAAGGCGTGTTCACGGAGATCATCACCAGTACGGAGGCGGCGAAGTGA
- a CDS encoding enoyl-CoA hydratase has product MTDQIRSSHDGGVAVLTIDAPKTRNALTLDLSAQLADAVARAEADESVHAVVVTGAPPAFCAGADLDTLAGAREDGLRAIYDGFLSIARCSLPTIAAVGGAAVGAGLNLALAADVRIVGSKAKFVARFLDLGIHPGGGMTWMIQRLVGPQKAAAMTLFGEVVGAEAAVESGLALRLADGDLLEAALELAKPAVDAPRDVLLATKRTLRHTASLTDHSAAVDAEIEPQLASLTAPAFAERLARLRAAMTGQ; this is encoded by the coding sequence GTGACCGATCAGATCCGCTCCAGCCACGACGGCGGCGTCGCCGTACTCACCATCGACGCGCCCAAGACCCGCAACGCCCTCACCCTCGACCTGTCCGCCCAGCTGGCCGACGCCGTCGCGCGTGCCGAAGCCGACGAGAGCGTCCACGCCGTGGTCGTCACCGGCGCGCCTCCGGCCTTCTGCGCGGGCGCGGACCTGGACACGCTCGCCGGTGCACGGGAGGACGGGCTCCGCGCGATCTACGACGGCTTCCTCTCGATCGCCCGATGTTCCCTGCCGACGATCGCCGCCGTCGGCGGTGCCGCGGTGGGCGCCGGCCTGAACCTCGCGCTCGCCGCGGACGTCCGCATCGTGGGATCGAAGGCGAAGTTCGTGGCCAGATTTCTTGATCTCGGCATCCATCCCGGCGGCGGGATGACGTGGATGATCCAACGGCTCGTCGGCCCGCAGAAGGCCGCCGCGATGACGCTCTTCGGCGAGGTCGTCGGCGCCGAAGCCGCTGTCGAATCCGGGCTCGCGCTCCGGCTCGCCGACGGAGACCTGCTCGAGGCCGCCCTTGAACTGGCGAAACCCGCCGTCGACGCTCCTCGCGACGTCCTTCTGGCGACGAAGCGCACGCTTCGGCACACCGCTTCACTGACCGACCATTCGGCCGCCGTCGACGCCGAGATCGAGCCGCAGCTCGCGTCGCTCACCGCGCCCGCCTTCGCCGAGCGGCTGGCCAGGCTGAGGGCCGCAATGACCGGCCAATGA
- a CDS encoding Lrp/AsnC family transcriptional regulator produces the protein MNTIDQRIVSCLMANARSSYADIGKVVGLSAPAVKRRVDRLLETGVLRGFTAVVDPEALGWGTEAFVEMTCNGNITPARIRARLEPLPEVVAAYTVSGAADAIVHLRASDIHHLETALERLRGLEIVDRTVSTVVLSRLLERPPTPEA, from the coding sequence GTGAACACCATCGACCAGCGAATCGTTTCATGTCTGATGGCCAACGCGAGGTCCAGCTACGCCGACATCGGGAAAGTCGTCGGCCTGTCCGCGCCCGCGGTGAAGAGACGGGTCGACAGACTGCTCGAAACCGGGGTTCTGCGCGGCTTCACCGCGGTCGTCGACCCCGAAGCCTTGGGCTGGGGCACCGAGGCGTTCGTCGAGATGACCTGCAACGGCAACATCACCCCGGCCCGGATCCGCGCCAGGCTGGAGCCGTTGCCGGAGGTCGTCGCGGCCTACACGGTGTCCGGCGCGGCCGACGCGATCGTCCATCTGCGCGCGTCGGACATCCACCATCTGGAGACCGCGCTGGAGCGGCTGCGCGGGCTGGAGATCGTCGACCGCACGGTCTCCACCGTCGTCCTTTCCCGGTTGCTGGAGCGCCCGCCGACGCCCGAAGCGTGA
- the ddaH gene encoding dimethylargininase, with protein MPVLEQPRVPTTRRYLMCPPRYFAVDYVINPWMDPSVPVSVDAAMAQWTELRDTYRRLGHTVEEIDAQPGLPDMVFAANSGTVVDGRVLGSRFRAPQRTAEAEHFRRWFVEHGYRDITMPEKINEAEGDFAWTGKVLLAGTGFRTDPAAHAEAQEVLGVPVVSLRLIDPSYYHLDTALFVLTEATDATPAQIAYYPEAFSAGSRKVLARMFPDAVIADRADAECFGLNGVSDGRNVVLPLEATGLAARLTERGYEVVFLDISELRKAGGGPKCCTLEIRK; from the coding sequence ATGCCGGTACTAGAGCAGCCCCGTGTGCCCACGACGCGCCGCTACCTCATGTGCCCGCCGCGGTACTTCGCGGTGGATTACGTCATCAACCCGTGGATGGACCCGTCCGTCCCGGTCAGTGTCGACGCCGCGATGGCGCAATGGACCGAACTCCGTGACACCTACCGACGCCTCGGCCACACGGTCGAGGAGATCGACGCCCAGCCCGGCCTGCCCGACATGGTGTTCGCCGCGAACTCCGGCACCGTCGTCGACGGCCGGGTCCTCGGCTCCCGGTTCCGCGCCCCGCAGCGCACCGCCGAGGCCGAGCACTTCCGCCGCTGGTTCGTGGAGCACGGCTACCGCGACATCACCATGCCCGAGAAGATCAACGAGGCCGAAGGCGACTTCGCCTGGACCGGCAAGGTCCTGCTCGCCGGCACCGGTTTCCGGACCGACCCGGCCGCGCACGCCGAAGCGCAAGAGGTCCTTGGCGTCCCGGTCGTCTCGCTGCGGCTGATCGACCCGAGCTACTACCACCTCGACACCGCGCTGTTCGTGCTCACCGAGGCCACCGACGCCACGCCCGCCCAGATCGCCTACTACCCGGAGGCGTTCTCGGCCGGGTCGCGGAAGGTGCTGGCGCGGATGTTCCCGGACGCGGTAATCGCGGACCGGGCCGACGCGGAGTGTTTCGGCCTGAACGGGGTGTCCGACGGCCGCAACGTCGTCCTGCCGCTCGAAGCGACCGGTTTGGCCGCGCGGCTGACCGAACGCGGCTACGAGGTCGTCTTCCTGGACATCTCCGAGCTCAGGAAGGCGGGCGGCGGCCCGAAGTGCTGCACCCTGGAGATCCGCAAGTAA
- a CDS encoding polysaccharide deacetylase family protein, with amino-acid sequence MVILAIGGVGRPVRALDPGENETWVTVEQFERVLDSVAGREDVGLTFDDGNSSDVEIALPRLVERDLTAEFFPLAGRIGQRGFLDANGLRELVEAGMSIGSHGWEHRDWRRLDDRHARRELETAPKLLADLSGKPVRAYVPPFGAYDRRVLSRLRRSGATRIYTTEGGVASRDGLVRPRTKIRYDVDQEWIDGVLGDRDGLYRRAGRVMARVSRLVRF; translated from the coding sequence ATGGTGATCCTGGCGATTGGCGGCGTGGGCAGACCCGTGCGCGCGCTGGATCCAGGCGAAAACGAAACCTGGGTGACGGTCGAGCAGTTCGAGCGGGTGCTCGACTCGGTGGCCGGACGGGAAGACGTCGGGCTCACCTTCGACGACGGCAACTCTTCTGACGTCGAGATCGCGCTCCCCAGACTGGTGGAGCGCGATCTCACGGCGGAGTTCTTCCCACTGGCAGGCCGGATCGGCCAGCGGGGCTTCCTCGACGCGAACGGCCTGCGCGAGCTGGTCGAGGCGGGGATGTCGATCGGCTCGCACGGCTGGGAGCACCGCGATTGGCGGCGGCTCGACGACAGGCACGCCCGGCGCGAACTGGAGACGGCGCCGAAGCTGCTCGCCGACCTGAGCGGGAAGCCCGTCCGCGCCTATGTGCCGCCCTTCGGCGCGTACGACCGGCGGGTGCTCAGCAGGCTCCGGCGTTCCGGCGCGACGAGGATCTACACCACGGAAGGTGGCGTGGCGTCACGCGACGGCCTGGTGCGACCGCGGACGAAGATCAGGTACGACGTCGACCAGGAGTGGATCGACGGCGTGCTCGGTGACCGGGACGGCCTGTACCGCCGAGCGGGACGGGTGATGGCGCGAGTCTCCAGGCTTGTCCGCTTTTGA
- a CDS encoding glycoside hydrolase family 75 protein, with translation MRKLLLFSAMVVAAGLAPAATAVASTAPAAIQAGPTAQQLLAKTTGCKQVSNGKYKTDDETGRTIAVCDAGGAVFWKADMDIDCDGQPTARCNENTDPWFQDGTAFPRSDGKALIADQTPYVVVPSVSSTWNFGNSGLKGAGSCAVIYNNKVLYAVIGDTGPNDIIGEASYAAAKALGINPDPANGGVDSGVTYICFKNSKVSPIEDNGKSTSVGEGLAAKFVQG, from the coding sequence ATGCGGAAGTTGCTCCTGTTCTCGGCGATGGTGGTGGCCGCAGGACTGGCCCCCGCGGCGACGGCCGTGGCTTCGACGGCTCCGGCCGCCATCCAGGCGGGCCCGACCGCGCAGCAGTTGCTGGCGAAGACGACCGGTTGCAAACAGGTCTCGAACGGCAAGTACAAGACCGACGACGAAACCGGCCGGACCATCGCGGTCTGCGACGCGGGCGGCGCCGTGTTCTGGAAGGCCGACATGGACATCGACTGCGACGGGCAGCCGACCGCGCGGTGCAACGAGAACACCGACCCGTGGTTCCAGGACGGCACGGCGTTCCCGCGCTCCGACGGCAAAGCGCTGATCGCCGACCAGACGCCCTACGTCGTCGTGCCGAGCGTCAGCAGCACGTGGAACTTCGGGAACTCCGGGCTCAAGGGCGCCGGCTCGTGCGCGGTGATCTACAACAACAAGGTGCTCTACGCCGTCATCGGTGACACCGGCCCGAACGACATCATCGGTGAAGCGTCCTACGCGGCCGCGAAGGCGCTGGGCATCAACCCGGACCCGGCGAACGGCGGCGTCGACTCGGGCGTGACCTATATCTGCTTCAAGAACTCGAAGGTGTCGCCGATCGAGGACAACGGAAAGTCGACCTCCGTGGGGGAGGGCCTGGCGGCGAAGTTCGTCCAGGGGTAG
- a CDS encoding SdrD B-like domain-containing protein — MRRILPERSIRALGALTVALTLAGLVTAAPAHAAAGPDLRVTATAGQGRWLPNDEIPLDVTITNVGDTKAEGVKGEVWMFSGPYFAVRPDAWGDLYNRGAGTSFAPGESRTYRLRGTVSTLAQGDPVFRVRVIGSAEADESDNDPEVTVGLVPAGTTDRVAGHLYGDADHNGLPSPGEDLAGVEIRLRSGGPGVIERVATTDGSGRFTFDAVPVDRYYSVNFDSFPEGWVNPGFGPLRVDGAGQHTALEIRAGRPLTDSLQASARLDKPSYAVGGIATGTVTVTNISDRRLTGLWAGCDPAGEGVHLEMPSGQWGDFDPAKQAGVLAPGQRVEFKVSGKVPHKSGYTGRAHLTCYIASGADTSGPLAQAAGKVPGKRVDERGQLWTDKNGNGRPDTGEGVPNTTVTLVTEDNKLVSLTRTDATGFATFPQVGVGVYRLRVAGQWRTVGDTTAYVIAPPYRLGDWYQQVVPG, encoded by the coding sequence ATGCGAAGAATCCTGCCCGAAAGATCGATCCGCGCCCTCGGCGCGCTGACGGTGGCCTTGACGCTGGCCGGGCTGGTCACCGCGGCACCCGCGCACGCCGCGGCCGGGCCTGATCTGCGGGTGACGGCGACGGCCGGTCAGGGGCGCTGGCTGCCGAACGACGAAATTCCCCTCGACGTGACGATCACCAACGTCGGCGACACGAAGGCAGAGGGGGTCAAGGGCGAGGTCTGGATGTTCTCCGGACCGTACTTCGCCGTCCGGCCGGACGCCTGGGGGGATCTCTACAACCGGGGAGCCGGGACCTCCTTCGCCCCGGGGGAAAGCCGGACCTACCGACTGCGCGGCACGGTCAGCACCCTCGCCCAGGGCGACCCCGTGTTCCGCGTCCGGGTGATCGGATCGGCCGAAGCCGATGAGTCGGACAACGATCCCGAGGTCACGGTGGGCCTGGTTCCCGCGGGCACCACCGACCGGGTCGCGGGGCACCTCTACGGCGACGCCGACCACAACGGACTTCCCTCCCCCGGCGAAGACCTGGCCGGAGTGGAGATCCGCCTGCGCTCCGGGGGGCCGGGAGTGATCGAGCGGGTCGCGACCACCGACGGATCCGGCCGGTTCACATTCGACGCGGTCCCCGTCGATCGCTACTACTCCGTGAACTTCGACAGCTTCCCCGAAGGCTGGGTCAACCCGGGCTTCGGACCACTGCGGGTCGACGGGGCAGGACAGCACACCGCACTCGAGATCCGGGCCGGGCGGCCGCTGACCGACTCGCTTCAGGCGAGCGCGCGCCTCGACAAGCCGAGCTACGCCGTGGGCGGGATCGCCACGGGGACCGTCACCGTCACCAACATCAGCGACCGGCGGCTCACCGGCCTCTGGGCAGGCTGCGATCCCGCAGGCGAAGGAGTCCATCTCGAAATGCCTTCAGGGCAGTGGGGTGACTTCGACCCGGCCAAGCAGGCAGGCGTGCTGGCGCCGGGCCAGCGTGTGGAATTCAAGGTGTCGGGCAAGGTGCCGCACAAGTCGGGCTACACCGGCCGAGCCCACCTCACCTGCTACATCGCGTCGGGGGCCGACACCTCCGGCCCGCTCGCGCAGGCCGCGGGCAAGGTGCCCGGCAAGCGCGTGGACGAACGCGGACAGCTCTGGACGGACAAGAACGGCAACGGCAGGCCGGACACCGGCGAAGGGGTCCCGAACACGACGGTCACCCTCGTCACGGAGGACAACAAGCTGGTCTCGCTGACCCGGACCGACGCCACCGGCTTCGCGACCTTCCCCCAGGTCGGTGTCGGCGTCTATCGGCTGCGGGTGGCCGGGCAGTGGCGGACCGTCGGCGACACGACCGCCTACGTCATCGCACCGCCCTATCGCCTCGGCGATTGGTACCAGCAGGTCGTACCGGGCTGA
- a CDS encoding SdrD B-like domain-containing protein yields MRRTLSGRSVRALGALTVAFTLTGTLAAAPAFAEPGPNLKITAVATEGRWLRGDTIPIDLRVTNAGDAPATDVRAQADLLSGPYFSFDWDSWGDLRFDGPGTSVQPGESRTYRLTGRVWVTDAGNPLVRISVQAAADTDLADNTVDVPVALVPLDTTERVAGQVYGDGNGDGVAGPGEGFAGITVRVESFDMPNELVTVTDPDGRFSFDAVPVGPARSLRIQDGPSGWFLPSLQMLRLDGGGGNQAVSIRGVRPLTESLRANIELDKATYAIGETATATVTVTNKGTRPLSGLYATCDDPRGLGNNLEIPQDQWGAFGPSRSGALAVGESKVFTFSGKVPDNAIDFGRTFLECEFSGTTELSGPRVSAEGKVPGKRGDIHGQAWVDRNENGSLDAGEGLADTTVALHTFTADEQLVSVAQTDANGFATFTDVPVGEYLLRPAAPWRAAGDPAVHHYAPPYDTAYRIKVTSG; encoded by the coding sequence ATGCGAAGAACCCTGTCCGGAAGATCGGTCCGCGCGCTCGGAGCGCTGACCGTGGCCTTCACGCTCACCGGGACGCTGGCCGCCGCGCCGGCGTTCGCCGAGCCGGGCCCGAATCTCAAGATCACCGCGGTGGCCACCGAAGGTCGCTGGCTGCGCGGGGACACGATCCCGATCGACCTCCGGGTCACCAACGCGGGCGATGCCCCGGCGACCGACGTCCGGGCGCAAGCAGACCTGCTGTCCGGCCCCTACTTCAGCTTCGACTGGGACTCCTGGGGCGATCTGCGCTTCGATGGTCCCGGAACGTCCGTCCAGCCGGGCGAAAGCCGCACTTACCGCCTGACCGGCCGGGTCTGGGTCACCGACGCGGGTAACCCGCTGGTTCGGATCAGCGTGCAAGCCGCGGCCGACACCGATCTCGCGGACAACACCGTCGACGTTCCGGTGGCACTGGTCCCGCTGGACACCACCGAGCGGGTCGCGGGTCAGGTCTACGGCGACGGGAACGGCGACGGCGTGGCCGGTCCCGGCGAAGGATTCGCCGGGATCACGGTCCGGGTGGAGTCATTCGACATGCCGAACGAGCTGGTCACGGTCACCGATCCGGACGGTCGCTTCTCCTTCGACGCGGTTCCGGTCGGCCCCGCGCGGTCGCTGCGCATCCAAGACGGCCCCAGCGGCTGGTTCTTGCCTTCGCTCCAGATGCTGCGCCTGGACGGAGGCGGCGGGAACCAGGCCGTGAGCATTCGAGGCGTCCGTCCGCTCACCGAGTCACTCCGGGCGAACATCGAACTCGACAAGGCGACTTACGCGATCGGCGAGACCGCCACGGCCACCGTCACGGTGACGAACAAGGGCACCCGCCCGCTCTCCGGTCTCTACGCGACCTGCGACGACCCCCGCGGCCTCGGCAACAACCTCGAGATCCCGCAGGACCAGTGGGGCGCGTTCGGCCCCTCGCGGAGCGGGGCGCTGGCCGTGGGCGAAAGCAAGGTCTTCACCTTCTCCGGCAAGGTTCCGGACAACGCGATCGATTTCGGCAGGACCTTCCTCGAGTGCGAGTTCAGCGGCACGACCGAGCTCTCCGGTCCGCGGGTGTCCGCCGAAGGCAAGGTGCCGGGGAAGCGCGGCGACATCCACGGCCAGGCCTGGGTGGACCGGAACGAGAACGGGAGCCTCGACGCCGGCGAAGGGCTGGCCGACACGACCGTCGCCCTGCACACCTTCACAGCCGACGAGCAGCTGGTTTCCGTCGCACAGACGGACGCCAACGGTTTCGCCACCTTCACCGACGTCCCTGTCGGCGAGTACCTGCTCCGTCCGGCCGCTCCGTGGAGAGCGGCCGGTGACCCCGCCGTCCATCACTACGCCCCGCCCTACGACACCGCGTACCGGATCAAGGTGACCTCGGGCTGA